In a single window of the Streptomyces sp. NBC_00285 genome:
- a CDS encoding ArsR/SmtB family transcription factor, producing the protein MTSTTFEISPLAQMGFQLGFGRMAAVGGHRMEQGPVKELLGRNDLQLISAIRSDVRTYVPGFMFAQAESRGSLEEELSQVASTPSGTVARQMGRFLRRAQAAERSESVETRRILRFLESGERRFAQRVAWELGQFWAAFMSTRWNAVRAQVEGDIQHRAASMARRGLRSTLNSLHPSFSYDSGALSIQDDLSRNLVESRRIVLHPSPLVTTWILRDDPWGESGTHLAYPVGSAVEETGSPVEEGMVTDPLGQVIGESRQLLLADLGSSRTTTELAQRLHMSASTVSYHLLRLHRVGLLSRTREGSRVYYQRSPEADRLIARHHGRAVVRPSHPSGTEGAMPSLRVPIGAASMTTT; encoded by the coding sequence TTGACCAGTACGACTTTCGAGATCTCACCGCTCGCCCAAATGGGATTCCAGCTCGGTTTCGGTCGTATGGCCGCCGTCGGCGGGCACCGGATGGAGCAGGGCCCGGTCAAGGAACTCCTGGGCCGCAACGATCTGCAGTTGATCTCGGCGATCCGTAGCGACGTACGAACCTATGTTCCTGGCTTCATGTTCGCCCAGGCGGAATCCCGTGGTTCCCTCGAAGAAGAACTGTCTCAGGTGGCCTCGACCCCGAGCGGCACAGTCGCGCGTCAGATGGGCAGATTTCTGAGGCGGGCGCAGGCGGCGGAGCGGTCGGAGTCCGTCGAGACCCGCAGGATCCTTCGGTTCCTGGAGTCCGGAGAGCGACGTTTCGCGCAGCGCGTGGCCTGGGAACTCGGCCAGTTCTGGGCGGCGTTCATGTCGACCAGGTGGAACGCTGTCCGCGCGCAGGTGGAGGGGGACATCCAGCACCGGGCGGCCTCCATGGCCCGGCGCGGGCTGAGATCAACCCTCAACTCCCTGCACCCGTCCTTCTCGTACGACTCGGGCGCACTGTCCATCCAGGACGACCTGAGCAGGAACCTCGTCGAGTCCAGACGGATCGTGCTCCACCCCTCGCCCCTGGTGACGACCTGGATACTGCGGGACGACCCCTGGGGAGAGAGCGGAACCCATCTCGCCTACCCGGTGGGCAGTGCCGTCGAGGAAACCGGATCCCCGGTGGAGGAGGGCATGGTGACGGATCCGCTGGGTCAGGTGATCGGGGAGTCCAGGCAGTTGCTGCTGGCCGACCTGGGCAGCTCCCGGACCACCACCGAACTGGCCCAGCGCCTCCACATGAGTGCGTCAACCGTTTCGTATCACCTGCTGAGGCTGCATCGCGTGGGCCTGCTGAGCCGGACACGCGAGGGTAGCCGGGTCTATTACCAGCGGTCGCCGGAGGCCGATCGGCTCATCGCACGCCACCACGGCCGGGCGGTGGTCAGACCTTCGCACCCCTCCGGCACCGAGGGCGCGATGCCGTCCCTTCGGGTGCCGATCGGGGCGGCGTCCATGACGACCACCTGA
- a CDS encoding ATP-binding protein: MTSHDPAPAPSEAPHGGTAFGMMLRSLRRAARLTLEELSEASGVSVRALGDLERGRSRGPQRRTVEALAVALRLTAEERERLQRLADAGRERSGAPASPYLLRTVPDFTGREQELAELESLAIGTRTRAVVLFGPGGQGKTTLAAEALRRLSGSFPDGCVCVQLHGMSDSPLPAGEALVLLLTALGHPPERIPVDVAAREALYRATLTTRRALVVLDDAADEAQTRPLLPDAEGGFVLVTSRRPLAGLEGVRRIRLGGLSGGESARLLQRILGAPRTDGQSEAITRLTELCGHLPLALRIVGNRLSSRPSWTPARLVGQLADEERRLSGLVAGDLAVRGALTLSYSQLTAPHRLLLRRLTLLPGHDTGPDLVSVLSGEDALTTEDSLDLLVDRGLLEETAPRRYALHDLVRLFARERLRDEEEAADTVRLRMADWLLRSASMAGRLFEAPGAPEPWAAEPAPFTPASAEEAEEWLTAERAHWAGALPVMSAAARHREILHTARTLYWFSDRWDAWPEWRTLFSHGVRSAAALGDRAAEAYQLNCLAWTYAVTDGRHQEALEHALRARELATEAGDIAQQAWASTYIAGACMSLGRPAEAAEAAEDAVQLFARTGDEAGLAVSRRVLGSALREAGRAREALAVHRALLGTRAGDVPGFQEFTEAILRHQIARDLLALERWSEAVDAFRAVMAPVTHGGTNRFQALALAGLATALEHCGELTEARVHLTEAHRLFTTAGDTASAAETTTAIERLG, encoded by the coding sequence ATGACCAGTCATGATCCAGCACCAGCACCGTCCGAGGCCCCGCACGGCGGCACCGCCTTCGGCATGATGCTGCGCTCCCTGCGCCGGGCCGCCCGGCTGACCCTGGAGGAACTGTCCGAGGCATCCGGGGTCAGCGTGCGCGCACTCGGTGACCTGGAGCGCGGCCGCAGCCGGGGCCCTCAGCGCCGTACCGTCGAGGCGCTCGCCGTCGCCCTCCGGCTCACCGCCGAAGAGCGCGAGCGCCTCCAACGGCTGGCCGACGCCGGCCGGGAACGCTCGGGGGCGCCCGCCTCGCCGTATCTCCTGCGGACCGTCCCGGACTTCACCGGCCGGGAGCAGGAGCTGGCCGAGCTGGAGTCCCTGGCGATCGGCACACGCACGCGTGCCGTGGTGCTCTTCGGGCCGGGCGGGCAGGGCAAGACGACGCTCGCCGCGGAAGCGCTGCGCCGGCTGTCCGGCTCCTTCCCTGACGGCTGCGTCTGCGTCCAACTGCACGGCATGAGCGACTCGCCGCTGCCGGCCGGCGAGGCGCTGGTCCTCCTGCTGACGGCGCTCGGTCATCCACCGGAGCGGATCCCCGTCGACGTCGCGGCCCGCGAGGCCCTCTACCGGGCCACGCTCACCACCCGCCGTGCCCTGGTCGTCCTCGACGACGCGGCCGACGAGGCCCAGACCAGGCCGCTGCTGCCGGACGCCGAGGGCGGTTTCGTGCTGGTCACCAGCAGACGGCCACTGGCCGGTCTCGAAGGGGTGCGGCGGATCAGGCTCGGCGGGCTCAGCGGCGGGGAGTCGGCGCGGCTCCTTCAGCGGATCCTCGGCGCCCCGCGCACCGACGGACAGTCCGAGGCGATCACCCGGCTGACCGAGCTGTGCGGTCACCTCCCACTGGCCCTGCGGATCGTCGGCAACCGCCTCTCCAGCCGCCCGAGTTGGACCCCGGCCCGGCTGGTCGGCCAACTCGCGGACGAGGAACGCCGGTTGAGCGGGCTGGTCGCGGGCGACCTCGCGGTCCGTGGCGCCCTCACCCTCTCCTACAGCCAACTCACCGCGCCGCACCGGCTGTTACTGCGCCGCCTCACGCTGCTGCCCGGCCACGACACCGGTCCGGACCTCGTATCCGTCCTCAGCGGTGAGGACGCGCTCACCACCGAGGACTCCCTCGACCTGCTGGTCGACCGGGGCCTGCTGGAGGAGACCGCGCCCCGCCGATACGCCCTCCACGATCTCGTGCGGCTCTTCGCGCGCGAGCGGCTGCGGGACGAGGAGGAAGCCGCGGACACCGTCCGGCTGCGCATGGCGGACTGGCTGTTGCGCTCGGCCTCGATGGCGGGCCGCCTGTTCGAGGCGCCGGGCGCGCCGGAGCCGTGGGCGGCCGAGCCCGCCCCCTTCACCCCGGCGTCCGCCGAGGAGGCCGAGGAGTGGCTGACCGCCGAACGCGCCCACTGGGCAGGCGCGTTGCCGGTGATGTCCGCGGCGGCACGGCACCGGGAGATCCTCCACACGGCCCGCACCCTGTACTGGTTCTCGGACCGCTGGGACGCCTGGCCCGAGTGGCGCACCCTGTTCTCCCACGGTGTCCGGTCGGCGGCCGCGCTCGGCGACCGGGCGGCCGAGGCCTACCAGCTCAACTGCCTGGCCTGGACGTACGCGGTGACAGATGGACGGCACCAGGAGGCCTTGGAACATGCCCTGCGCGCACGGGAGTTGGCGACGGAGGCGGGTGACATCGCACAGCAGGCCTGGGCGTCGACCTATATCGCCGGGGCCTGTATGAGCCTCGGGCGCCCCGCGGAGGCGGCCGAAGCCGCCGAGGACGCGGTACAGCTCTTCGCCCGCACCGGTGACGAGGCGGGCCTGGCGGTCTCCCGGCGCGTCCTCGGCAGTGCCCTGCGGGAGGCGGGCCGCGCCCGGGAGGCACTGGCCGTCCACCGGGCCCTGCTCGGCACCCGGGCCGGTGACGTTCCCGGGTTCCAGGAGTTCACCGAGGCCATCCTCCGCCACCAGATAGCCCGCGACCTGCTCGCCCTGGAGCGGTGGTCGGAGGCAGTGGATGCCTTCCGGGCCGTCATGGCTCCCGTCACCCACGGCGGCACCAACCGCTTCCAGGCCCTTGCCCTCGCCGGCCTCGCCACGGCCCTGGAGCACTGCGGCGAACTCACCGAGGCCCGCGTCCACTTAACAGAGGCCCACCGCCTGTTCACCACGGCCGGCGACACGGCGTCCGCGGCGGAGACGACGACGGCGATCGAACGCCTCGGGTAG
- a CDS encoding pyridoxamine 5'-phosphate oxidase family protein — translation MRPTAENARGIVDASRYLVLATADEEGRPWSTPVYFAHVGCREFFWVSSPDAVHSRNIAVRPEVGIAAFDSSAEIGTGQGVYMSAVAAEIVEGAEGALEVFSRRSLGHGGRVWTLDDVRGDSGMRLYRAVAGTHSMLAKDGRPDHRVPVDPG, via the coding sequence GTGAGGCCTACGGCGGAGAACGCCCGCGGGATCGTCGATGCGAGCCGGTACCTGGTGCTGGCCACGGCGGACGAGGAGGGGCGGCCCTGGAGTACTCCGGTCTACTTCGCGCACGTGGGATGCCGGGAGTTCTTCTGGGTGTCCTCGCCGGATGCCGTTCACTCGCGGAACATCGCGGTCCGGCCCGAGGTGGGGATCGCGGCCTTCGACTCCTCGGCGGAGATCGGCACCGGGCAGGGCGTGTACATGTCGGCCGTCGCCGCCGAGATCGTGGAGGGAGCGGAGGGCGCGCTGGAGGTCTTCTCTCGGCGGTCACTCGGGCACGGTGGGCGGGTCTGGACCCTCGACGACGTGCGCGGCGACTCCGGGATGCGGCTGTACCGGGCGGTCGCCGGGACGCACTCGATGCTGGCGAAGGACGGTCGGCCGGATCACCGGGTGCCGGTCGATCCGGGGTGA
- a CDS encoding glycosyltransferase family 39 protein gives MATAQHLAPARPSATLRPSGPRLLTPSYAVLTGPAVLTVLLGLWGIRRAGTLWQDEAVTYDMAHRSLPDLWATLAHVDAVHGLYYLLMHGVFAVWDGGLVALRLPSVLAMAGAAAGVAALGRRLAGAPAGLAAGTVFALLPVVQRYAQEGRSYALVTAIVVAHTWTLVRACAEPDRRRWAWYAGVGALAAALHEFALLALVAHGVALLAARAPRTAVRAWAAASCGTLTATAPLVLLSLGQARQVAWIEPPSAGAVLGFLLTAVAGAACAAVHRRTPQAPPCTGTHRTPHDPGLTAVALPLLLLPPAVLLLVSAVRPLYVDRYVLYAQAGLALLAGAALGTLWRSARARVPLVLAAAGMLGALAPAGQHLRSPQSRADDVPAVARALRAAASPGDGVIFLPGSRRVWTLQRDPAAYGLTDIALASAPHTSHTLYGDELAPAGIRREMLRVSRIVVVREPARERQESNEREETKEAVLRDHFTRCERRLVGTARIDVYERGENC, from the coding sequence TTGGCCACGGCACAGCACCTCGCCCCCGCCCGCCCGTCCGCAACACTCCGGCCGTCCGGCCCACGCCTCCTGACGCCGTCGTATGCCGTCCTCACGGGCCCCGCCGTTCTGACCGTGCTGCTCGGACTGTGGGGCATCCGCCGTGCGGGAACGTTGTGGCAGGACGAGGCCGTGACCTATGACATGGCCCACCGGAGCCTGCCCGACCTGTGGGCGACGCTGGCGCACGTCGATGCGGTGCACGGTCTGTACTACCTGCTGATGCATGGCGTGTTCGCCGTGTGGGACGGCGGTCTGGTGGCCCTGCGGCTGCCGTCCGTGCTGGCCATGGCCGGTGCCGCGGCCGGTGTCGCCGCGCTGGGCCGCCGGCTCGCGGGGGCACCGGCCGGGCTCGCCGCGGGCACGGTGTTCGCACTGCTGCCCGTGGTCCAGCGGTACGCGCAGGAGGGCCGCTCGTACGCGCTGGTCACTGCGATCGTCGTGGCACACACCTGGACCCTGGTCCGGGCCTGCGCCGAACCCGACCGTCGCCGTTGGGCGTGGTACGCCGGGGTGGGAGCTCTCGCCGCCGCGCTGCACGAGTTCGCGCTCCTCGCGCTCGTCGCCCATGGCGTGGCCCTGCTCGCCGCCCGGGCACCGCGCACGGCCGTCAGGGCATGGGCGGCGGCCTCCTGCGGCACGCTGACGGCGACCGCGCCCCTGGTGCTGCTCAGCCTCGGCCAGGCACGGCAGGTCGCCTGGATCGAGCCCCCCTCAGCCGGTGCCGTCCTGGGCTTCCTGCTCACCGCCGTTGCCGGAGCGGCCTGCGCGGCGGTGCATCGTCGTACGCCCCAAGCCCCGCCCTGCACCGGGACTCACCGAACCCCGCACGACCCCGGCCTCACCGCCGTGGCCCTGCCGCTGCTCCTGCTGCCACCCGCCGTGCTCCTCCTCGTCTCAGCGGTCAGGCCGCTCTACGTCGACCGGTACGTGCTGTATGCCCAGGCCGGCCTCGCACTCCTCGCGGGCGCCGCCCTCGGCACGCTGTGGCGCTCGGCGCGGGCCCGCGTGCCGCTGGTGCTCGCGGCCGCCGGGATGCTTGGCGCACTGGCCCCGGCGGGGCAGCACCTGCGCTCCCCCCAGAGCCGGGCCGACGACGTCCCGGCCGTCGCCCGCGCGCTGCGCGCCGCGGCGTCACCAGGCGACGGCGTGATCTTCCTGCCGGGCTCCCGCCGGGTGTGGACCCTCCAGCGGGACCCGGCCGCCTATGGCCTGACCGACATCGCCCTGGCTTCCGCGCCCCACACCTCGCACACGTTGTACGGCGACGAGTTGGCGCCCGCGGGCATTCGACGAGAGATGCTGCGCGTCTCACGGATCGTGGTGGTGCGCGAGCCCGCGCGCGAGCGTCAGGAGTCGAACGAGCGGGAGGAGACGAAGGAAGCGGTCCTGCGTGACCACTTCACGCGGTGCGAGCGCCGCCTGGTCGGCACGGCCCGGATCGACGTGTACGAACGGGGTGAGAACTGTTGA
- a CDS encoding glycosyltransferase family 39 protein — MTPRTSDDRQTPTSAEDTITQHLDTAETLADGGGPGPAAPGAVRPVDRIGRAASVVVPAVAALVSGLWGIGRQDSMWRDESVTYQVAHRSLGDLWGLLHHIDAVHGLYYLLMRAVFVVWDGGPVALRLPSVLASVLAAAGVGAIGARIAGPRSGTLAGLVFALLPVTQMYAQEGRSYALVTAGVIWATYFFVRATDAPGTRARWWTAYGLTLALACWLHEFAALAPLAHGLTLWWSRVPRPVWRGWAITGVCVAVSVLPLAVASAGQAEAQLGWLGRPSAGMWLQFLAISAAGALLCRFPGRRGSAQATVLARLALPLLIAPTGLLMAISLVKPWYVDRYVLYTMAGLALPAGAALSRAIGLRHRLAPAARALTAGLSVAVAVAVLLPWSLLVRSPESRKDDVVAVASTVERAAREGDGVLFMPSRRREWLLSYRKVYGRLDDLALAASPAASRTLQGTELPAAEIRRHILASDRVIALMDPPGQPLDPFSQEEVKRKTLRTSFEVCERIPVQGAQVVVYARPGHCMP, encoded by the coding sequence TTGACCCCGAGGACATCCGACGACCGGCAGACCCCCACTTCTGCGGAGGACACCATCACTCAGCACCTGGACACCGCGGAGACGCTTGCCGACGGTGGTGGCCCCGGGCCCGCCGCGCCCGGTGCGGTCCGGCCGGTCGACCGCATCGGCAGGGCGGCGTCGGTCGTGGTCCCGGCCGTGGCCGCACTGGTCTCGGGCCTGTGGGGGATCGGCCGGCAGGACAGCATGTGGCGCGACGAGTCGGTCACCTACCAGGTCGCCCACCGCTCGCTGGGCGACCTCTGGGGCCTGCTGCACCACATCGACGCCGTACACGGTCTGTACTACCTGCTGATGCGTGCCGTGTTCGTGGTGTGGGACGGCGGTCCGGTGGCCCTGCGACTGCCGTCCGTGCTGGCGAGCGTCCTTGCGGCGGCAGGCGTCGGGGCGATCGGCGCCCGGATCGCCGGGCCCCGGAGCGGCACACTCGCCGGACTCGTCTTCGCGCTGCTGCCGGTCACCCAGATGTACGCGCAGGAGGGCCGCTCCTACGCCCTGGTCACTGCGGGCGTCATCTGGGCGACGTACTTTTTCGTCCGCGCCACCGACGCGCCCGGCACCCGGGCCCGCTGGTGGACGGCGTACGGTCTCACGCTCGCCCTGGCCTGCTGGCTGCACGAGTTCGCGGCACTGGCCCCGTTGGCGCACGGGCTGACGCTGTGGTGGTCGCGTGTGCCGCGGCCGGTGTGGCGGGGCTGGGCGATCACGGGTGTCTGCGTGGCGGTGAGCGTGCTGCCGCTGGCGGTGGCGAGCGCGGGGCAGGCGGAAGCGCAACTGGGCTGGCTCGGGCGCCCGAGTGCGGGCATGTGGTTGCAGTTCCTGGCGATCTCCGCGGCGGGCGCGCTTCTGTGCCGATTCCCGGGGCGCCGAGGCTCCGCCCAGGCCACCGTTCTGGCCCGGCTCGCCCTCCCGTTGCTGATCGCTCCGACCGGTCTGCTGATGGCGATCTCGCTCGTGAAGCCCTGGTACGTCGACCGGTACGTGCTCTACACCATGGCCGGGCTGGCGCTGCCGGCCGGCGCCGCGCTGTCCCGGGCGATCGGACTGCGGCACCGGCTCGCCCCCGCCGCCCGCGCGCTGACCGCCGGTCTGTCTGTGGCCGTGGCGGTCGCCGTCCTGCTGCCGTGGTCGCTGCTGGTCCGCTCGCCCGAGAGCCGCAAGGACGACGTCGTCGCGGTCGCTAGCACCGTGGAGAGGGCAGCGCGAGAGGGCGACGGCGTGCTGTTCATGCCGTCGCGACGCCGTGAGTGGCTGCTGTCGTACCGCAAGGTCTACGGCCGCCTGGACGACCTGGCGCTCGCTGCTTCCCCGGCCGCCTCGCGGACCCTCCAGGGCACCGAACTCCCCGCCGCCGAGATCCGCCGTCACATCCTGGCGTCGGACCGCGTCATCGCCCTGATGGATCCCCCGGGCCAGCCACTCGACCCGTTTTCGCAGGAGGAGGTCAAGCGGAAGACGCTCAGGACCAGTTTCGAGGTCTGCGAACGAATCCCCGTGCAAGGCGCGCAGGTCGTCGTCTACGCTCGCCCCGGCCATTGCATGCCGTGA
- a CDS encoding alpha/beta fold hydrolase: MPYITVGEENSAPIELYYEDHGTGQPVVLIHGYPLDGHSWERQVPELLEAGHRVITYDRRGFGRSSQPTTGYDYDTFAADLDKVLTSLDLTDAVLVGFSMGTGEVGRYLGAYGSGRVAKAAFLASLEPFLLKTDDNPTGVPQEVFDGILAAVTQDRYAYFSAFYQDFYNLDETLGSRISEEALRNSWNVAAGSSAHASVACVPTWTTDFRADVAKVDVPALIVHGTGDRILPIDSTGRPFHALLPSAEYVEIEGAPHGLLWTHAEEINAALLAFLAK; the protein is encoded by the coding sequence ATGCCGTACATCACCGTTGGTGAAGAGAACAGCGCGCCGATCGAGCTCTACTACGAGGACCACGGCACCGGACAGCCCGTCGTCCTGATCCACGGCTACCCGCTCGACGGCCACTCCTGGGAGCGGCAGGTCCCGGAGCTTCTGGAGGCCGGCCACCGGGTCATCACCTACGACCGCCGCGGCTTCGGCCGTTCCTCGCAGCCCACCACGGGCTACGACTACGACACCTTCGCCGCGGACCTCGACAAGGTGCTGACGAGCCTGGACCTGACCGACGCGGTTCTCGTCGGCTTCTCGATGGGCACCGGCGAAGTGGGCCGCTACCTGGGCGCGTACGGCTCGGGCCGGGTCGCGAAGGCCGCCTTCCTGGCCTCGCTGGAGCCGTTCCTGCTGAAGACCGACGACAACCCGACCGGCGTTCCCCAGGAGGTCTTCGACGGGATTCTGGCGGCGGTCACCCAGGACCGGTACGCCTACTTCAGCGCCTTCTACCAGGACTTCTACAACCTGGACGAGACGCTGGGCAGCCGGATCAGCGAGGAGGCCCTGCGCAACAGCTGGAACGTGGCCGCGGGTTCCTCTGCACACGCCTCGGTGGCCTGCGTGCCGACCTGGACCACCGACTTCCGGGCCGACGTGGCGAAGGTCGACGTACCGGCACTGATCGTGCACGGCACCGGTGACCGCATCCTGCCGATCGACTCGACGGGACGGCCCTTCCACGCGCTGCTGCCCTCCGCCGAGTACGTCGAGATCGAGGGCGCGCCGCACGGGCT
- a CDS encoding steroid 3-ketoacyl-CoA thiolase, protein MAAEPVIVEAVRTPIGRRGGALANLHPAYLLGETYRELLGRTGIPADAVEQIVGGTVTHAGEQSMNPARTAWLTVGLPYETAATTVDCQCGSSQQASHMVANMVAAGVIDVGISCGVEAMSRVPLGSGSKHGPGKPFPDEWNVDLPNQFEAAERIARHRGLTRENVDSLGLISQERAAVAWSEERFKRETFAVQVPTTEDEQRAGQGMWRLVDRDEGLRDTSMEALAGLKPVMPTAIHTAGNSSQISDGAAAIMWASKRMARALKLKPRARIVAQALVGADPHFHLDGPIDATRAVLGKAGMSLKDIDLVEINEAFASVVLSWAQVFEQDLEKVNVNGGAIALGHPVGSTGARLITTALHELERADKEFALITMCAGGGLATGTIIQRL, encoded by the coding sequence ATGGCCGCCGAACCCGTGATCGTCGAAGCCGTCCGCACCCCCATCGGCAGGCGCGGCGGCGCGCTCGCCAATCTGCATCCCGCCTATCTGCTGGGCGAGACCTACCGTGAACTCCTCGGCCGTACCGGCATCCCCGCCGACGCGGTCGAACAGATCGTCGGCGGCACGGTCACGCACGCCGGTGAACAGTCCATGAACCCCGCGCGCACGGCCTGGCTGACGGTCGGGCTGCCGTACGAGACGGCGGCGACGACGGTCGACTGCCAGTGCGGCTCATCCCAGCAGGCCTCCCACATGGTCGCCAACATGGTCGCGGCCGGGGTCATCGACGTCGGCATCAGCTGCGGTGTCGAGGCGATGTCCCGGGTGCCGCTCGGCTCGGGGTCCAAACACGGACCGGGAAAGCCCTTCCCTGACGAGTGGAACGTGGACCTGCCCAACCAGTTCGAGGCGGCCGAACGGATCGCCCGGCACCGGGGGTTGACCCGCGAGAACGTCGACTCCCTCGGACTGATCTCCCAGGAGCGGGCGGCCGTCGCCTGGTCCGAGGAGCGCTTCAAACGGGAGACGTTCGCCGTCCAGGTGCCGACCACCGAGGACGAACAGCGGGCCGGACAGGGCATGTGGCGGCTGGTCGACCGGGACGAGGGACTGCGCGACACGTCCATGGAGGCGCTGGCCGGCTTGAAGCCGGTCATGCCGACGGCGATCCACACCGCGGGCAACTCGTCCCAGATCAGCGACGGAGCGGCGGCGATCATGTGGGCGTCGAAGCGGATGGCGCGGGCGCTGAAACTGAAGCCCCGGGCGCGGATCGTCGCGCAGGCCCTGGTCGGCGCCGACCCGCACTTCCACCTCGACGGGCCCATCGACGCGACCCGTGCCGTGCTCGGCAAGGCGGGCATGTCGTTGAAGGACATCGATCTCGTCGAGATCAACGAGGCCTTCGCCTCGGTGGTGTTGAGCTGGGCCCAGGTCTTCGAACAGGACCTGGAGAAGGTCAACGTCAACGGCGGCGCGATCGCCCTCGGACACCCGGTGGGCTCCACCGGGGCCCGGCTCATCACGACGGCCCTGCATGAACTGGAGCGCGCGGACAAGGAGTTCGCACTGATCACGATGTGCGCGGGGGGCGGGCTGGCCACCGGCACGATCATCCAGCGGCTGTAG
- a CDS encoding cytochrome P450 yields the protein MTCPALPDGFDFTDPDLLQSRVPLPEFAELRRAEPVRWIPQSANVAGFQDEGYWAVTRHADVKYVSTHPEIFSSSLNTAIIRFNERIERDAIDAQRLILLNMDPPEHTRVRGIVQRVFTPRAIRALEQRLRDRAHAIVEAARAHTGSFDFVTQVACELPLQAIAELIGIPQDDRAKIFDWSNKMISYDDPEYAISEQVGQESAMEVIAYAMNMAADRKQCPAKDIVTTLVSAEDEGNLGSDEFGFFVLMLAVAGNETTRNAITHGMHAFLTHPDQWDLYKRERPATTAEEIVRWATPVNSFQRTATTDTELGGKQIKKGDRVGIFYAAANHDPDVFDNPDTFDITRDPNPHLGFGGGGPHYCLGKSLAVLEIDLIFNAIADAMPNLRAAGDPRRLRSAWINGVKELQVTLG from the coding sequence ATGACCTGTCCAGCGCTTCCCGACGGGTTCGACTTCACCGACCCCGATCTGCTGCAAAGCCGCGTACCGCTGCCGGAGTTCGCCGAACTGCGCCGGGCCGAACCGGTGCGCTGGATCCCCCAGTCGGCCAACGTCGCCGGTTTCCAGGACGAGGGGTACTGGGCGGTCACCCGGCACGCGGACGTCAAGTACGTCTCGACGCACCCCGAGATCTTCTCCTCCTCCCTCAACACGGCGATCATCCGCTTCAACGAGCGCATCGAGCGGGACGCGATCGACGCGCAACGCCTGATCCTGCTCAACATGGACCCGCCTGAACACACCCGCGTCCGCGGCATCGTGCAGCGCGTGTTCACCCCGAGGGCCATCCGTGCCCTGGAGCAACGGCTCCGTGACCGCGCCCACGCGATCGTCGAGGCCGCGCGCGCCCACACCGGTTCCTTCGACTTCGTCACCCAGGTCGCCTGCGAACTCCCGCTCCAGGCGATCGCCGAGCTGATCGGCATCCCGCAGGACGACCGCGCCAAGATCTTCGACTGGTCCAACAAGATGATCTCGTACGACGATCCCGAGTACGCGATCAGCGAGCAGGTGGGCCAGGAGTCGGCCATGGAGGTCATCGCCTACGCGATGAACATGGCGGCGGACCGCAAGCAGTGCCCGGCGAAGGACATCGTCACGACACTGGTGTCGGCGGAGGACGAAGGCAACCTGGGCTCCGACGAGTTCGGCTTCTTCGTGCTGATGCTCGCGGTCGCGGGCAACGAGACGACCCGCAACGCCATCACCCACGGCATGCACGCTTTCCTGACCCACCCCGACCAGTGGGACCTCTACAAGCGGGAGCGTCCCGCCACCACCGCCGAGGAGATCGTCCGCTGGGCGACCCCCGTCAACTCCTTCCAGCGCACGGCCACCACGGACACGGAACTGGGCGGGAAGCAGATCAAGAAGGGCGACCGCGTGGGCATCTTCTACGCGGCCGCCAACCACGACCCCGACGTCTTCGACAACCCCGACACCTTCGACATCACCCGCGACCCCAATCCCCACCTCGGCTTCGGCGGCGGAGGCCCGCACTACTGCCTCGGCAAGTCCCTGGCGGTTCTGGAGATCGACCTGATCTTCAACGCCATAGCCGACGCCATGCCGAACCTCCGTGCGGCCGGTGACCCCCGCCGCCTGCGCTCGGCCTGGATCAACGGAGTGAAGGAGCTGCAGGTCACCCTCGGCTGA